The Chitinophaga niabensis genomic interval GACATGGTTTCTATCCCCCTGATCGTAAGCCATGCTTCAAAAGGACTGAGGATACTACCGGAGATATTCTGGTTAAACCTGATCTGATCTGCCAGTGTTTTATTATTCACCACAACCAGTCCTGCTATTACATCAGAATGGCCGGAGAGATATTTGGAGGCACTGTGGATCACAATATCAGCCCCCAGTGGAATAGGTTTCAGCAGCAGGGGAGTGGAGAAAGTATTGTCCACCACCAGCAGGATGTTATGCTGTTTGGCGATCTTGCTGATAGACTTGATATCAGAGATCTTCAAAGTGGGATTGGTGGGAGATTCCAGCCAGATGATCTTCGTTTTCGGCGTGATCTTCTCCAGCACTTTATCAATATCGCTGGTATCAACAAAATTCACTTTGATGCCAAAGCGCTCGAACATGGCGTTAAAGATCTGGAAGATCCCACCGTAGGTATCTTCCACAGCCATGATCTCATCACCACTCTTTAATAATTTCAATACGGCATCTATGGCAGACATTCCACTGGCAAAGGCGAATCCTGCATAACCCTCTTCCAGGCTGCAGATCAGGTCTTCCAGCACTTTTCGCGTGGGATTATTGGCCCGCGAAAATTCGAATCCTTTATTAATGCCCGGGCTTTCCTGCACAAACGTTGAAGTTTGGTAGATCGGCACCGAAATGGCTCCCGTCAGTTCATCTATCGGGATGCTGTGGATCAGTTGCGTAGATGGTTTCATGGTCGATCAATGTTTTTACGAAACGAACAAGCCGTTGCGATTGCGATTCACTGTAAACGTGTAAGTTCTGAATTTTCAGCTTAATGTGCAGAAAGGAGCGGGCATAAAAAAAGCCCTTCCGGGGTTGGAAGAGCGTAAGCAATATAATGATGCTATCGTAATATCTCTGCCAACTTATCTTTCCCCTTATATAGGGGCCGGAATTAGCACCTTTTTTCCGTGTAACCGGAATTGGTTGCTAAGGCTTCGCAGGGCCAGTACCCTCTGCCTTTCTGGATAAGTGATGTTTAAGAACTGTGCGCAAAGGTAATGGTAGAAGGGCCAGATTTCCAAATACGGTCTCAGAATTTCGATTTTTAATAATTTTTGTAGTAATTTATTGACGGTTTGTAATAGTATTTTATGTTTGTTGACCCATTATTCTCAGAGGAATTGCTGCAGCATATCTGGCAATTCGGTTTGTTCGACCAGCGCCACCTTTCCACCATCAGGGGAGAGCCCATCACCATTATCAAAGCCGGGATCCTTAACCGGGATGCCGGGCCGGACTTTACAGCAGCCAGGGTCCGCATCGGCGGAGTGGAATGGGCAGGGAATGTAGAATTGCATTATCGCAGCTCGGATTGGCGCAAACACGGCCACCATCGCAATCAGCGCTATGATAATGTGATCCTGCATGTGGTTTTTGAACACGATACCGATGCCCTGAACATTCCCTGCCTGGAATTGCAGCAGCGGATCCCTAAAATGCTGCTGAAGCGCTACCAGCAATTAAAAGAGGAGGCTGCCTTTGTTCCCTGTACCCCTTTATTACACCGGATCACGGAAGAAGATTGGCAAACCTGGAAGGGTAAACTCATGCGGGAGAGGTTTGAACGTAAAACCAGCCTCTTTTTGAACTGGCTGCAGCAGAATCATTTTAATTGGGAGGAGGTTTGTTTCCGTGCTATGGCACAGGGTTTTGGCATGCCGGTGAATACGGATGCCTTTCTGCAACTGGCCCAATCCATGCCCTTTGTATTACTGGCCCGTCAGCGGCCGCATTTACAAAGACTGGAATCTCTGCTGTTCGGGCAGGCTGGTATGCTGGCAGGAAGTTTTAAAGATGCCTATCCGCAGCAGTTGCAGGAAGAATATCGTTTCCTGCAGCATAAACATCAACTGGAACCTTTGCCATCCCATGGCTGGCGTTGGCTAAGGATGAGGCCTTCCGCTTTTCCTACTATGCGGATCGCCTGTTTTTCCATGCTGCTGCATCATACCCCGCATCTCTTTTCCCGCATCCTTGAAACAGAAGACCTGCCATCGCTGGAGAAACTTTTTTTCGTAGCACCTTCCCCGTATTGGGAAGATCATTACCGTTTTGATATCCCCGCCATACGTACTGCCGGGATCGGAAAAGGCACGGTGCATCACATCCTCATTAACACGGTTATCCCCTTATTACATTTATACGGCAAACACATGGGCCTGCCTCAATACCCGCAAAGGGCGGCCAGGTTCCTCCAACAATTGCCTGCTGAAAATAACCGTATCATTCGCGGCTGGGCAGCAGAAAATACCATAGCGGCTTCCGCCTGGGATTCCCAGTCTTTGCTGCAATTAAAACAGTATTACTGTGAGGAAAAGAAGTGCCTGGAATGTATGGTAGGCCGGCGTTTGATCAGAGGTGCCGATGTGAATGAATGCCGGGAGGATGAGTTGGGCTTTGAACTATAAAAAGCCCTGCCGCAGCAGGAGAGGTGTAGAGCATTACAAGACCACCGCTGTAGGTGCAAATCAGAGATTAAACAGAACAGGTTAAACGGGTTCCTGCCGTCAAAAAGTCCCGCCGCAGGCAAAGATAGATTAAATGAATTCCTTCCATCGGAGAGCCCGCCGCAGGCGTAAACCGGATTAAACAGAACGCAGTTCTGTTTAATCCGCCTAAAAAATATTACCAGTTAAAGGTCACATCCTGCTTAATGTCCGGGTGCACACTCTCAGCCACAGGGCAGGTAAAAGCCACATTCTCCAGGATCTTCTGATCTTTTTCCTCCAATCCATGCCCTGCCGGAAAATCAAACTGGATCTTCACCCCAATAATCCTCCGCGGCTCAGTCCCCATGATCTTTTCCACACTTACCGCCGTACCATCAATATTCCATCCCTTATCCCTTGCTTTAATTCCCATGATCGTAAGCATACAGGAACCAAGGGCCGTCGCCACCAGGTCACTCGGCGAAAACCGCTCTCCTTTTCCGTTATTATCCACCGGTGCATCCGTTTCTATTACCGTACCTGACCGGAGATGCTTTGCTGTAGTTCTGAGTTCGCCATTGTAAAGGATCGCTGCTGTTTGCATGATATATGAATTTGTCTGTAAAATAAGTGTATTTTTAGTAAATCCGCCTATACGAAGGTACGCCTGAACTACTGCCAACTCTCAACAAATTTGTCTATGTTTGTATAGGAATAAAACATAAAACGTATTCAGGCGTTTAATTAAAATATAATCGCGCTCACGGTGAAAAAAATAAATGTACTCTTACTATTATTGCTGACTTCCACCATGCTCTATGCCCAAAGTAGCCGGCAATCCAAAAAGGAGGAAAAGGAAGAGAAAAGGCTCAGGAAGATCTCACTTTTCAGGGAGATCGAAGAAGGGGATAACCTCTTTAACAGGGAGTTTTCCGGTGGCGCCCGCCTTAATACAGACGGATGGACGGGTTTCCTGGAAATGGGCTTCCGCAAGAACGCCTCTTTCGTGAACTACTTCCAGTTCGAATTTTCAGAAAAAAGAGATCCCAAACAGGATCGTGCTTCCAGGGTATTGAATTCCCAGATGGGCTACACCATCAGCACCACCCCCTTTGTATATGGGAAAAAGAATAATTTCTACCAGGCCAAACTGGGCGTGGGGCAGAAATACCTCATTGGAGGAAAAGGCAATAAGAACGGTGTGGAAGTGAATGCCATCTATTATGGTGGTCTGTCCCTCGGCCTCGTGAAGCCTTATTACCTGGACCTTATGAATGATTCCGGCGATCCCAATAACCGCCGGACAGTAAAGTATTCCGAAGATATACGGGAGGATTTCCTGAACCGTGACCTGATATACGGCGCCGGCGGCTTTACCAAAGGCTGGAGCGAATTGAAAATGAACCCCGGGCTGCATGCCAAGTTAGGGTTCCGCTTCGATTGGGCCAAGTTCAATGAAGTAGTCTCCGCCCTGGAAGTAGGTATAAACGCCGAATATTACACCAAAAAGGTGGAAATCATGGTGGATGACGCTGGTAAGTCCTTCTTTTTCAATGCTTATGTAGGAATACAACTGGGGAAACGCTGGAATAAGTAACTTTGTATCTTATTAAAGAAAGGATTTGCGATGCAAGAATTACCCGTAATCGCAGCTGAACCAGCTGCGCCGAGAGTGAAAAAGCCCGACTGGCTGCGTGTGAAACTACCAATCGGAGAGAATTACAGGCAGGTAAGGAACCTGGTAGACACACATAAATTACACACCATCTGCGAAAGCGGAAATTGTCCAAATATGGGCGAGTGCTGGGGAGCCGGTACTGCCACTTTCATGATCCTGGGCAATGTCTGTACCCGAAGCTGCGGATTCTGCGCCGTAGCCACCGGTCGCCCTGAACCGGTTGATTGGGATGAACCCCAAAGGGTGGCAGAAGCCATCTACCTGATGAAGGTAAAACACGCCGTTATCACTTCTGTTGACCGCGATGAATTAAAAGATGGTGGTTCCATCATCTGGGCCAATACTATCAAAGCTGTTCGCGCCCTCAATCCTGATACCACCATGGAAACCCTGATCCCTGACTTCAGAGGCATCTGGGAAAACCTGGAACGTGTGATCGAAGCTGCGCCGGAAGTGGTATCCCACAACCTGGAAACAGTGGAACGTATGACCAAACAGGTGCGTATCCAGGCCAAATATCACCGTAGCCTTGAAGTGATCCGCCGCTTAAAAGAAGGTGGCATGCGTACCAAAAGTGGCATCATGTTAGGCCTTGGCGAAACCAAAGAAGAAGTGGTACAGGCTATGCAGGACCTCGCAGACAATGGTTGTGATGTAATAACCCTGGGTCAGTACCTTCAACCTACTCCCAAACACCTTCCCGTGATCCGCTTTGTACATCCTGATGAATTTGCAGAGCTGAGAGAGATCGGTTACAACATGGGACTGGACTATGTAGAAGCCGGACCACTGGTTCGTTCTTCCTACCATGCTGAAAAACACATTTTCAGCGGCAGAAAATAACAATACTATTACCATGATATTAAAAGGCTAAAGAGGCATACTCTTTAGCCTTTTATTTTTCTATTTTGCGGCATGAAACGGATACTACTATTGCTCCTGACAATTCCGTCCTTCGCATCTGCACAGCTGCGCTGGCACCTCTCCGAAACACATAACCAGGGCCTGCCGGATGGCGTGAAGGTATATGAAACAACAGATTCATTAGACGGCAAACCGTTCAGGGCTTTTTACCTGGAGGCAGACCTGAAAGATCCGCAGCTGGAATTCAGTGTAAGAGAAGGGAAAGGGAAACGTTATACACCTGCGCAGTATGATAGCATCGAAGGGCCCAATGTGATCGCTGTCATGAATACTACCTTTTTCTCCTTCACTACCAACAGAAGCCTCAACCTGGTAGTACATGAAGGGAAAGTAGTGGATGTGAACCCCAAATCCGTAAAGAACAAATATTTCACCCGTTCTGCTTTTGGCCTCGACCGTAAAGGCCGCCCGGACATTGCCTGGGTATATAATGTTGGAAAGAAAGAAGTGCCCTATGCATATGATGTACCCAATACTGGTAAGATAAACGGAACGGATACCATCTGGCAACAACCCGGAAAAAGGGGCGCGCATAAATGGAAGATGAAAGAAGCCGTAGGCGGGGGCCCTATCCTCGTGCAGAATGGGCAGCCTTATATAACCCCGGCTGAAGAAGGTATGGGAGGATCATTACTTCTTTTCCATCCCAGAACGGCGATCGGGTATACGGCAGATCACAAACTGATCATGATGGTGATTGAAGGAAGGAATAAAGGAGTAGCAGAAGGTGCTATCTTCCCGCAAATGGCAAAGATCTTTACAGACCTGCATTGTGTGGAAGCCATGAATATGGATGGCGGCGGTTCTTCTGCTTTGTTCGTAAACGGAAAGAACACCATCAAAACATCTGATGGATCACAAAGACCGGTACCCGCTGTGTTAATGATCAAACGAAAAGCACCTTAGCCAACATCCACACCATCTTTCTTATCTCCTTTTCGTTCCCCGTCTTCATCAAAGACTTGTAACAGATGCCACTCCGTCATGCCCGTCATCAGCAACGCGCAGAAAATAACCGGGCAGATGGTGAGGTACAGGAAGGCATCCGTTTGTGTTTTGAACAACAATGCCATTAACAGTCCGAAAGGGATCAGCACGTAAGCCATGCAACGGGAAAGATAAGCGGCATACTGATTGGCTTCATGCCAGGTTTTCTCATTAATAGTAGAGGAGAAGGTGCGGTAGCCATACCAGGCTTTCATACTGCGAGGGGGGTATTTCCGGATCATGAAACCCATGAAGAGGAAGAGCAGTCCTGCTAACAAACTGGCATTACAGAAGGGGCTGTAGATAATGCTTTGCATAAAAAAACGTGGCATAACGTATTTACACCGCTATACCACGTCTTTAAAACACTTTTCACGATTGTTTTGTTGAGTTGGCTGATGCTTTTTTACAATTCACCAGTCCTTCTATTGTTTTGTGGAGTCTGCCGGTGCTTTTTTGCGGTTCAGCAGTCCTTTTAATGTATTATTCAGTGTTTTCTCCGCAGCTTTCCCTGCATCCTGTAATGGTTTGCCTGATTGGGTACTGTCCTTATTGCCCAGCAGCTGTTTTTTCAATTCATCTTTCACGGCAGAAGCCACTTCTTTCTTCACCGATTGCAAAGAATCTTTTACAGTGTTCTTAATAGTATCCACTTTATTCTTTACCAATGCCGTAGCCTGATCTTTCAGGTTATTGGCGGCGTTACCCGCTACTTCTTTCAGATCAGTTTTCAGGGATGGTTTCAGCAAACTTCCACCCATCAGTACATTGAGATAAACCGTATCACTAATGGTAACAGGGATGCCTTTATTATTCGCCTGTGTAACCAGGTTGTTCACCAGGCTGTTTCCCTGCTGGCCCAGCAATGCACGGGGCAATGCCAGTTGCATGGTGTAGTCCATAGACTGATCAAAACCATGTGAACCACCAATTAACATGTTCATGTTAGAAAGCTTCACACGGAAAGGGTTCACCTTCATGCGCCCGTTCTCAAATGCGAAATAGTTCTTGATATCCCTTACAGAAATATCTTTCAGGGAATTCACATTCAATTGCGTAGCCAGTTGGTCCAGCGGAGCGAATTTCTTCAGGAAGCCCTGTATCAGCAGCAGGTTACCATCTCCTGTAAGTGTGCTGAGGTCTGGGGACATGTCCTTGCCCAGCTTACCTTTCATCGTCAATTGCGAACTCAGTTTACCACTCAGGAATTGTGCGATGGGCATGAGCTTCTGTACTGTATTGAAAGCTTTAAAGGTTTGCTGGATATCCAGTTCCTTTACATCGTAGGTAAGACTGATATCAGGATGCAGTTTGTCTGTTTTTGTAGAGTAAGTACCATCTACTTTCATGCTTCCCTGCAGCGTATTCCCTTTGATATCCTTCATGGTTACCGTCTGATCGCTGATCAGCAAAGTACCGGATAACCCGGTGAGGTCTACTTTATCATAATGCACTTTATCAGCCTGGGCCTGTATTGTGAAATCGAGGTTATTGGGAACAGCAAAAGGAACTGCCGCTGCAGTATCGGCAGGTTTGGCATCCGTACTACCTTCCGTATTGCCGGTAGCCATCCATTTATCAAGATTGATGTTGTCCGCTTTCAAAGCCAGCCGCCCATTCAGCGCATCGTTGCGGAGTGCGTAAGCCAGCAGGTTATTTACTTCACCGGTTGCGGAGAAATTAGTTCCGAGGTATTGCCCCATGAATTCCTGTACCGTTACATTCTTTGGATTGAACTGCATCAGCAGGCTGGATACTTTCACGCCATCAGGATAATCCTTGCTGCTGTAAGCCATGTTATTCACCGCCAGTTTTCCGGAGGCGTCGAAGTTTTCATATTGCTGCTTTTCTATGGCACTCATATATCCCCGCGCTTTCAGGTCCGCATCCAGTAATCCGCTGAGTTTGGTGCCTGCTTCCAGTTTCACGAACTGCATCACTTTGCTGAGGTCCAGTTTACCTTTGGCAGCAGCATCCAGGTAAAGGTCAGATACCGGTGTTTTTACCATCAGGCGGAGGTCTACAGGGCTTTCATCCATTTCAAGATGAGCCTGTGGTACATCCACGATGGTATGGTCAGGTACACCATCCGGGTTACTAACGTTCACGGCTAACTGAATGTTCTTCACCGGCTTAGGCAGGTCAGGATATTGGAAGAAACCATTCTTGATGGTCAGGTGTAATCCATATGCCGGTAATTGCTCCGGTGTATAGGTACCTTTCACAAAACCTGAAAAGGTAGTGCTGCCACTGGTTTTGATACTGGCAAAGTCCTGGGAGTAAATGGCCGGGATCAGGGAGAGGATGTCTTTGAAGTCCGTAGAAGGCGCATCGAATTTGATATCCATTTTATAGGTGCTGTCGGTCAGCAGCTGGATAAACCCTTCTGATGCAATCTTCAGGTTGTTAACTGAGATCTTATCCGTTTTGAAAGCGTAGGTGCTTGTTTTATTGGCGATATTGATATCTGCGAGGATTTCTGCCTTTGCATTAAGCAGGTAAGGAATGAACCCTTGTGCATAACTAACTGATTCCGCAGTAGTAGTGGTTTGCAGGGTGAATTCATCCTGGGAGAAATCTCCTTTTCCTTTATGGTTCAGCTGCTCGATGGTCAATGCCATATGTCCCTGGCGGTCAGTGTATTTGATAGTGGCATCCTCAATACTGTATTGCTGCAGGCTGAGGGCAAATTCACTTTGTGCAGTATCTGCGGGTGCTGTAGCGGAGGTAGTGGTATCAGGTTTAGTGATATCCCAGTTGGCACGGCCTTGTTCATCCACGGTGGCGTAAATGCGGGGCTGTTGTAATACTACGTTGTAGATATCGATATTATCCCCTTTAATGGCGCTCATGAGGTTCATGGCCAGGTCCAGGCGGCGTACGGCCAGCAGCGTATCTCCTTCAAAATGATTTACGCCGGTGATGGATAATTCTTCCAGTGCTACCGCTAAGCGGGGAAATCTGCGGAAGAGGCTGATATCCACATCTTTAAAATCTACTTTGGCATTCAGGTTTTTGTTCAGCTCAGTCTTCAACTTCGCCATGATCTGGCCCTTAAAGAAATAGGGAATAGCGATCAGTAATCCGATTATTACGAGCAATGTGATCCCGATACCTTTCAGTACCTTTTTTAACTTCATAGGATGCTTTTTATTAAACAATGTCTAAAGATAGCAAATCACCCCACCTAAACTTAATTTCTGTTAATTTTGCCATTAAATTAACAACATGACGCCGGAAAGGAAAGAAAGGCTCTTATCAGTATTAAACAAACGGCAGGCCAATCTGACAGTGGTATTGGAAAACGTGGAAGACCCGCATAATATTTCAGCCGCCATGCGCACCTGCGATGCCGTTGGTATCCAGGATATGTATGTACTGACTAACAAAACACCCCGCCGCCATTGGGGAAGAAGAAGTTCTTCCAGTGCGGACAAGTGGCTGACCATCCATCAGTACACGGATGTAAATGAACTCTTTGCCGTATTGCGCCAGCGATTCGATAAAATATATACCACCCATCTTTCTTCAGATGCCGTAAGCCTCTATGAACTGGATTTTACCGGTTCTGTGGCTTTAGTATTCGGTAGTGAGCATTATGGGATCAGCGAAGAAACCCGTGCCCTGGCAGACGGGAATTTTATTATTCCCATGCAGGGGATCATCCGTTCCCTGAATATCTCTGTGGCTTGTGCTATCAGCATCTATGAAGCCATGCGCCAGAAAATGGCGGCCGGCCATTATGAACAGCCCAGTTTGCCTGCAGCACAGCGGGAAATGTTGTTAAACGAATGGGGATTTAAAGAAGAAGACCTTACAACATGAAAAAGCTTTTACCTGTTTTATTATTTTTTTGCCTTCCCGCCTTTTCGTTTTCGCAGGAAGTGACGCGTATTAAAGCCTCCGACCTGGATCAATTGATGCAGTATAAAGATAGCCCTGTAGTGATCAATCTCTGGGCCACCTGGTGCGGGCCCTGCATTAAGGAAATGCCTCATTTTGTAAAACAGGCGGCGAAATTCCCGCAGGTGAAATTTGTTTTCCTGAGCCTTGATATGAAGGATGCGTATCCCGCACAGATCACCAAGTTTGCACGCAGGCATAAGATCCGTTCTTCCCTTGTATGGCTGGATGAATCTAACGCCAATAAATATGCGGCAAAGATTGATCCGCGTTGGGAAGGAAGTATACCTGCTACTATTTTTATTAATAAAGGAGGATACAGGAAATTTGTGGAGGGGATGATAAAGGAAGAGGAATTGATCAAAGAACTGCGCTCCCTATGAAAATGCGCGATTACCTTCAGCAGAAGAAGTCTGAAAACTACCAGGACGCAGAAGCCAGGGGTTTGCTGAAAGCTGGTGCCGTAGCAATACTTCTTTCTAAAAAATTCAATACAAAGATATCTGCGAAAGAGTTGATCCCCTTTGCCCAGGAATGGCATCATGCAGGTATATTCAAAGTGGGAGACCGGCTGAAGGGGAAAAGGGTTTATTTCTTTCATCCTTCTCAGGTAGAAGATATCCCTTTGGAAAAGATCCTGCAGAACAGGACGCCTGTGGTCGTAAAAGATATCGTGCAGGGCTGGTACCCCCAATTCTTCAAAATGACAGATCCGGTTACCCGCAGAACATCTTCCAAACCGTTTCTGGGCATCTATAAGGGCCCGGCTAATAAAGCCCCGAAGGGTTTCAAATCATTGAATGAAGAGCAGTTGGCAAGTGCGGAGAAACAGCGGGGGAGGGCTTTGAAACCTTTTGAGGATTGTGTATTTTAAGTGATGCTGAAATAAATAATAGCACTATGAAGATCCTGCTTAGTTTGTTTCTTTTTTTGACCCATTTCAGGCAGGACAAATTATTGCTGATCCAACTATTGAAACAGTTCAGCTTAAGCATAGTGGTAAAGGACGGTTTGGTGAAGCAGGCTGGTTAGCTAATGAAGACGAACAAGGGTTAGATAAGAGTAAA includes:
- a CDS encoding DUF2851 family protein; translated protein: MFVDPLFSEELLQHIWQFGLFDQRHLSTIRGEPITIIKAGILNRDAGPDFTAARVRIGGVEWAGNVELHYRSSDWRKHGHHRNQRYDNVILHVVFEHDTDALNIPCLELQQRIPKMLLKRYQQLKEEAAFVPCTPLLHRITEEDWQTWKGKLMRERFERKTSLFLNWLQQNHFNWEEVCFRAMAQGFGMPVNTDAFLQLAQSMPFVLLARQRPHLQRLESLLFGQAGMLAGSFKDAYPQQLQEEYRFLQHKHQLEPLPSHGWRWLRMRPSAFPTMRIACFSMLLHHTPHLFSRILETEDLPSLEKLFFVAPSPYWEDHYRFDIPAIRTAGIGKGTVHHILINTVIPLLHLYGKHMGLPQYPQRAARFLQQLPAENNRIIRGWAAENTIAASAWDSQSLLQLKQYYCEEKKCLECMVGRRLIRGADVNECREDELGFEL
- a CDS encoding SdpI family protein — translated: MQSIIYSPFCNASLLAGLLFLFMGFMIRKYPPRSMKAWYGYRTFSSTINEKTWHEANQYAAYLSRCMAYVLIPFGLLMALLFKTQTDAFLYLTICPVIFCALLMTGMTEWHLLQVFDEDGERKGDKKDGVDVG
- the lipA gene encoding lipoyl synthase, whose product is MQELPVIAAEPAAPRVKKPDWLRVKLPIGENYRQVRNLVDTHKLHTICESGNCPNMGECWGAGTATFMILGNVCTRSCGFCAVATGRPEPVDWDEPQRVAEAIYLMKVKHAVITSVDRDELKDGGSIIWANTIKAVRALNPDTTMETLIPDFRGIWENLERVIEAAPEVVSHNLETVERMTKQVRIQAKYHRSLEVIRRLKEGGMRTKSGIMLGLGETKEEVVQAMQDLADNGCDVITLGQYLQPTPKHLPVIRFVHPDEFAELREIGYNMGLDYVEAGPLVRSSYHAEKHIFSGRK
- a CDS encoding phosphodiester glycosidase family protein, whose amino-acid sequence is MKRILLLLLTIPSFASAQLRWHLSETHNQGLPDGVKVYETTDSLDGKPFRAFYLEADLKDPQLEFSVREGKGKRYTPAQYDSIEGPNVIAVMNTTFFSFTTNRSLNLVVHEGKVVDVNPKSVKNKYFTRSAFGLDRKGRPDIAWVYNVGKKEVPYAYDVPNTGKINGTDTIWQQPGKRGAHKWKMKEAVGGGPILVQNGQPYITPAEEGMGGSLLLFHPRTAIGYTADHKLIMMVIEGRNKGVAEGAIFPQMAKIFTDLHCVEAMNMDGGGSSALFVNGKNTIKTSDGSQRPVPAVLMIKRKAP
- a CDS encoding AsmA-like C-terminal region-containing protein, translated to MKLKKVLKGIGITLLVIIGLLIAIPYFFKGQIMAKLKTELNKNLNAKVDFKDVDISLFRRFPRLAVALEELSITGVNHFEGDTLLAVRRLDLAMNLMSAIKGDNIDIYNVVLQQPRIYATVDEQGRANWDITKPDTTTSATAPADTAQSEFALSLQQYSIEDATIKYTDRQGHMALTIEQLNHKGKGDFSQDEFTLQTTTTAESVSYAQGFIPYLLNAKAEILADINIANKTSTYAFKTDKISVNNLKIASEGFIQLLTDSTYKMDIKFDAPSTDFKDILSLIPAIYSQDFASIKTSGSTTFSGFVKGTYTPEQLPAYGLHLTIKNGFFQYPDLPKPVKNIQLAVNVSNPDGVPDHTIVDVPQAHLEMDESPVDLRLMVKTPVSDLYLDAAAKGKLDLSKVMQFVKLEAGTKLSGLLDADLKARGYMSAIEKQQYENFDASGKLAVNNMAYSSKDYPDGVKVSSLLMQFNPKNVTVQEFMGQYLGTNFSATGEVNNLLAYALRNDALNGRLALKADNINLDKWMATGNTEGSTDAKPADTAAAVPFAVPNNLDFTIQAQADKVHYDKVDLTGLSGTLLISDQTVTMKDIKGNTLQGSMKVDGTYSTKTDKLHPDISLTYDVKELDIQQTFKAFNTVQKLMPIAQFLSGKLSSQLTMKGKLGKDMSPDLSTLTGDGNLLLIQGFLKKFAPLDQLATQLNVNSLKDISVRDIKNYFAFENGRMKVNPFRVKLSNMNMLIGGSHGFDQSMDYTMQLALPRALLGQQGNSLVNNLVTQANNKGIPVTISDTVYLNVLMGGSLLKPSLKTDLKEVAGNAANNLKDQATALVKNKVDTIKNTVKDSLQSVKKEVASAVKDELKKQLLGNKDSTQSGKPLQDAGKAAEKTLNNTLKGLLNRKKAPADSTKQ
- a CDS encoding TrmH family RNA methyltransferase, producing the protein MTPERKERLLSVLNKRQANLTVVLENVEDPHNISAAMRTCDAVGIQDMYVLTNKTPRRHWGRRSSSSADKWLTIHQYTDVNELFAVLRQRFDKIYTTHLSSDAVSLYELDFTGSVALVFGSEHYGISEETRALADGNFIIPMQGIIRSLNISVACAISIYEAMRQKMAAGHYEQPSLPAAQREMLLNEWGFKEEDLTT
- a CDS encoding OsmC family protein, which translates into the protein MQTAAILYNGELRTTAKHLRSGTVIETDAPVDNNGKGERFSPSDLVATALGSCMLTIMGIKARDKGWNIDGTAVSVEKIMGTEPRRIIGVKIQFDFPAGHGLEEKDQKILENVAFTCPVAESVHPDIKQDVTFNW
- a CDS encoding TlpA family protein disulfide reductase, giving the protein MKKLLPVLLFFCLPAFSFSQEVTRIKASDLDQLMQYKDSPVVINLWATWCGPCIKEMPHFVKQAAKFPQVKFVFLSLDMKDAYPAQITKFARRHKIRSSLVWLDESNANKYAAKIDPRWEGSIPATIFINKGGYRKFVEGMIKEEELIKELRSL
- a CDS encoding trans-sulfuration enzyme family protein, with translation MKPSTQLIHSIPIDELTGAISVPIYQTSTFVQESPGINKGFEFSRANNPTRKVLEDLICSLEEGYAGFAFASGMSAIDAVLKLLKSGDEIMAVEDTYGGIFQIFNAMFERFGIKVNFVDTSDIDKVLEKITPKTKIIWLESPTNPTLKISDIKSISKIAKQHNILLVVDNTFSTPLLLKPIPLGADIVIHSASKYLSGHSDVIAGLVVVNNKTLADQIRFNQNISGSILSPFEAWLTIRGIETMSLRLEKQCANATAVATFLADHPAVDKVFYPGLPTHKNHHIARKQQKGYGGMVSFSLKEDQIKNAIRIVNATKLFKLAESFGGVKSMLNHPVTMTHRNIPEEFRRKAGLQDSCIRLSVGIEDAEDLINDLKQALDKLNQPIGKQITVLQ